A single region of the Massilia sp. erpn genome encodes:
- a CDS encoding aminotransferase class IV, with translation MAVWCEGRIVEQSVVDVSDRGFTLGDGLFETLSVSNGEPCFLDRHLKRLRAGCDFLGIPLLLSDAVLLDAIFQLLHSKALLEAVVRITLTRGPAPRGILPPLNPKPTLIISAEPRSVLGPAEAIVATVTRRNEHSPLSRIKSINYLDNILARREAANKGANEALLMNSAGALAEASTANLFACINGLLCTPPIDNGALPGIMRNLIIEHFRVSERSIGVADLIGADYAFLSNSLGLRVLRSVDGHLLADCSPVLERIACDVGFR, from the coding sequence ATGGCTGTATGGTGCGAGGGAAGGATAGTCGAGCAATCCGTAGTCGACGTGTCAGATCGGGGATTTACCCTTGGGGACGGGCTTTTTGAGACATTGTCCGTTTCTAATGGAGAACCATGTTTTCTGGATAGGCACTTGAAGCGGTTGCGGGCGGGATGTGATTTTTTGGGCATACCGTTATTGCTTAGCGACGCAGTGTTGCTGGATGCCATATTTCAGCTATTGCATTCCAAAGCCTTGCTGGAGGCGGTGGTGCGCATTACCTTAACCCGCGGGCCTGCTCCACGCGGTATCTTGCCGCCGTTGAATCCTAAGCCTACCTTGATTATTTCTGCTGAACCAAGAAGCGTGCTCGGCCCAGCGGAAGCCATCGTGGCTACGGTTACCCGCAGAAATGAGCACTCGCCGCTTTCGAGAATCAAGTCGATCAACTACCTGGACAATATTCTGGCGCGCCGGGAGGCGGCGAACAAGGGCGCGAACGAAGCGCTGTTGATGAATAGTGCAGGTGCATTGGCGGAGGCCAGCACGGCTAATCTTTTTGCCTGCATTAACGGCCTTCTATGTACGCCACCAATTGACAATGGGGCCTTGCCAGGGATTATGCGCAACTTGATTATTGAACATTTTAGAGTAAGCGAACGGTCAATCGGTGTGGCAGATCTCATTGGCGCCGATTACGCCTTTCTGAGCAATAGCTTAGGATTAAGAGTATTGCGTAGTGTGGATGGCCATCTACTGGCCGATTGCAGCCCGGTGCTTGAACGCATTGCCTGTGACGTGGGTTTTAGATAA
- a CDS encoding flavin reductase family protein: MTFSRCLNKRVHATRGDIAVNYSGMNMLKASSAQDREGEAFRRAMRELAGGVSVVATGAGQDRTGCTVTSFCSLSVDPPSVLVCLNHGSSTLKAMRANGAFGVSQLSANHHEVAKVFSDAKLYGAARFEWGDWRNLITGSPLLSDALAVIDCQLEDVIERHTHAIIIGRVVAVGNHEQDAALVHWRGRFETLGASRV; this comes from the coding sequence ATGACTTTTTCACGCTGCTTAAACAAACGGGTGCATGCCACCAGGGGAGATATTGCAGTGAATTACAGCGGAATGAATATGCTCAAGGCGTCTTCGGCGCAGGATAGGGAAGGCGAGGCGTTTCGACGGGCAATGCGAGAACTTGCTGGCGGGGTATCTGTGGTAGCGACCGGTGCTGGTCAGGATCGGACTGGTTGCACGGTGACGTCGTTTTGTTCTTTATCGGTAGATCCGCCGTCGGTGCTGGTTTGTCTTAATCACGGATCTTCGACACTTAAAGCCATGCGTGCAAATGGTGCCTTTGGCGTAAGCCAGTTGAGCGCAAATCATCATGAGGTAGCCAAAGTATTTAGCGATGCCAAGCTTTATGGCGCGGCGCGTTTTGAATGGGGTGACTGGAGAAATTTAATCACAGGCTCGCCTCTGCTCAGCGATGCCCTGGCTGTTATCGATTGCCAGCTGGAGGATGTGATCGAGCGGCACACTCACGCGATCATTATAGGACGCGTCGTTGCGGTGGGAAATCACGAACAGGATGCTGCACTGGTTCATTGGCGTGGACGATTTGAAACCCTCGGTGCCAGCCGCGTTTGA
- the pabB gene encoding aminodeoxychorismate synthase component I has product MRCLIIDNYDSFTWNLADYVSQLFGVDPMVVRNDEYTWADLRLRGGFDAIIVSPGPGSVENDADFNISRQALEQNEIPVLGICLGLQGLAHIYGGEIVHAPTPFHGRVSIVKHAGSELFEDIPSQFEAVRYHSLMVSPESIPQSLRVIAHTEPDIVMGLEHTQYPKWGVQFHPESILSEYGKQIIINFGRLAERYAKERSQKHGKSFYSLAKDVMEEGRFIKKKKQKLLAKNFFCERNAEDIFLELFSEAKHSFWLDSQSGSSSGSRYSFMGAVDEKDVIRYHVDPNVAEQEFGQYFLGKMENELESLVIDADDVVPFDFRGGYVGFMTYEMKAVFGAPVSHRNNIPDAVWMYAKRFVVFDHVEQIVWVSAIGEEGDAGESEWIEQVSQRILDVKRCTVPRKSMHFPAVEVALNHNRKMYLDAIARCKAYIKDGESYEICLTNLFSLEAKLDPLMLYRFMREDNAAPFGAYIRSGDDYVLSTSPERFLKVDPNGRIQTKPIKGTSRRSDDPEMDKDIIWRLKSSQKERAENLMIVDLMRNDLARVSVPGSVSVPKLMDVESYKTVHQLVSTVESMLKPECSLVDLLKAVYPGGSITGAPKLRSMEIIDRLEAAPRGIYCGSIGYLGFNRVADLNIAIRSLSYDGKTTRFGAGGAITFLSTPEDEFDEVLLKAESVMRPIWHYFGDGHSQLSYKLSGSKLIIYDAEADSYSEATDKAALLDP; this is encoded by the coding sequence ATGCGCTGTTTAATCATAGATAACTACGATTCATTTACATGGAATCTGGCTGACTACGTGTCGCAATTATTTGGCGTGGATCCGATGGTAGTGAGAAATGACGAATACACATGGGCCGATTTGCGCCTTCGGGGCGGGTTCGATGCGATCATCGTTTCTCCCGGGCCGGGTTCTGTTGAAAACGACGCGGATTTCAATATTTCCCGCCAAGCACTGGAGCAGAATGAGATTCCTGTGCTGGGTATCTGCTTAGGCCTGCAGGGCCTTGCGCATATTTATGGTGGCGAAATTGTGCACGCGCCAACTCCATTTCATGGACGGGTATCGATTGTCAAGCATGCCGGCAGCGAACTGTTCGAGGATATCCCGTCGCAGTTCGAGGCGGTCCGGTACCACTCGCTGATGGTCAGTCCTGAATCTATTCCACAGTCTTTAAGGGTCATTGCTCATACCGAGCCCGATATTGTGATGGGGCTGGAGCATACGCAATATCCAAAGTGGGGAGTCCAATTTCATCCGGAATCGATTCTCAGTGAATACGGAAAGCAAATAATTATCAATTTCGGCCGGCTCGCGGAACGTTACGCCAAGGAGCGCAGCCAGAAGCATGGGAAGTCTTTTTATTCGCTTGCCAAAGACGTCATGGAAGAGGGACGGTTTATTAAAAAGAAGAAGCAAAAATTATTGGCAAAGAATTTCTTCTGCGAGCGAAATGCTGAAGATATCTTTCTTGAACTGTTTTCAGAGGCGAAGCACAGTTTTTGGCTGGATAGCCAATCTGGCAGTAGCAGCGGTTCAAGATATTCATTCATGGGCGCCGTGGATGAGAAGGATGTGATCCGCTATCACGTTGATCCCAATGTGGCGGAGCAGGAATTTGGGCAATATTTCCTAGGAAAAATGGAAAATGAGCTTGAGTCGCTTGTCATAGATGCAGACGATGTTGTGCCATTTGATTTCCGTGGCGGTTATGTAGGATTTATGACTTATGAAATGAAGGCTGTTTTTGGCGCGCCGGTATCGCACCGTAACAATATTCCTGACGCGGTATGGATGTACGCGAAGCGATTTGTTGTTTTTGATCACGTAGAACAAATTGTATGGGTGTCGGCGATCGGAGAAGAGGGCGATGCCGGCGAATCGGAATGGATCGAGCAAGTTTCGCAGCGCATACTAGATGTAAAACGTTGCACCGTTCCGCGCAAGTCCATGCATTTTCCTGCAGTGGAAGTGGCTTTGAACCATAATAGAAAAATGTACCTGGATGCCATAGCGAGGTGTAAAGCGTATATTAAAGATGGCGAGTCCTACGAAATATGTCTGACCAATCTGTTTTCGCTGGAGGCGAAGTTGGATCCGCTTATGCTTTACCGTTTCATGCGGGAAGATAATGCTGCCCCGTTTGGGGCCTACATCAGGAGTGGTGATGATTACGTATTAAGCACTTCACCCGAACGTTTCCTGAAAGTTGATCCTAATGGGAGGATACAGACGAAGCCAATCAAAGGAACTTCCCGGCGCTCCGACGATCCTGAAATGGATAAGGATATTATATGGAGGCTGAAATCGTCGCAGAAAGAGCGCGCTGAAAACCTGATGATTGTTGACTTAATGCGTAACGATCTGGCTCGGGTTTCCGTACCTGGTAGTGTATCCGTTCCAAAATTGATGGATGTTGAGAGCTACAAAACCGTTCATCAGCTGGTTAGTACGGTTGAGTCCATGCTCAAGCCCGAGTGCAGCCTGGTGGATTTGCTGAAGGCGGTTTATCCAGGAGGGTCGATTACTGGTGCCCCCAAGCTGCGCAGCATGGAAATTATTGATCGCCTCGAGGCGGCACCACGCGGCATCTATTGCGGAAGCATCGGCTACCTGGGATTTAATCGGGTGGCAGACTTGAATATCGCTATCCGCAGTTTATCTTACGATGGTAAAACGACGCGATTCGGTGCTGGCGGGGCGATAACCTTCCTCTCAACTCCGGAAGATGAATTTGATGAGGTGCTGCTCAAAGCGGAATCGGTGATGCGGCCGATATGGCATTATTTTGGAGATGGCCATAGCCAGCTAAGTTATAAATTATCGGGCAGTAAGCTCATTATTTACGATGCAGAGGCTGATAGTTATAGTGAGGCAACTGATAAGGCTGCTTTGCTTGACCCGTAA
- a CDS encoding VOC family protein: protein MQLSNYLFFTTTCEQALEFYTQCGLGHVTEVLRFGVNGMPVPNEAMRNKIMHAQFEGPGVLFFASDNDDAEPMRGSAHILQMHDRKRTEQLFSRLAEGGEITTPLNMQVWGDYYGKLTDKFGVQWMLNCAV from the coding sequence ATGCAACTTTCCAACTATCTTTTTTTTACAACAACTTGCGAGCAGGCGCTTGAATTTTACACTCAGTGCGGGCTTGGTCATGTGACGGAAGTCCTGCGCTTTGGTGTTAATGGCATGCCGGTTCCGAACGAGGCCATGCGCAACAAGATCATGCACGCGCAGTTCGAGGGACCTGGTGTATTGTTTTTCGCGTCTGATAACGATGATGCGGAACCGATGCGGGGCTCCGCTCATATTTTGCAGATGCATGACCGCAAACGAACGGAGCAGCTTTTCTCGCGTTTGGCAGAGGGCGGCGAGATCACTACGCCACTCAATATGCAGGTTTGGGGGGATTATTACGGAAAGCTCACGGACAAATTTGGTGTGCAGTGGATGTTGAACTGCGCGGTTTGA
- a CDS encoding response regulator transcription factor: MDQILIVDDHPLVIEAIGAAISTAANIEIISAASADEMRKLLASAKLNNRSIRAVFLDLQLPDANGIDLIYEVSANFGIPVVAMSGNDDDLTVDACKKNGAIGFVGKASKLSSFNSALTAVIAGGQYFPIDRINGKNLIPINILASLNSRQRQLFDLVVKGKSNKQIGKELFLAEGTVKNRVSELLKIFDAESRTQILFAASQLGYKPSSSPPAPSKTTTIAGGPAGPIPCRKLAPG, translated from the coding sequence ATGGACCAAATTCTCATTGTTGACGACCACCCCTTAGTCATTGAGGCAATCGGCGCGGCCATATCGACGGCAGCAAATATTGAAATTATTTCTGCAGCCTCGGCTGATGAAATGAGGAAACTACTTGCTTCCGCAAAACTGAACAACCGGAGCATCCGGGCGGTATTCCTTGATCTGCAACTGCCCGACGCAAATGGAATCGATCTGATTTATGAGGTCTCCGCCAACTTTGGCATTCCAGTTGTGGCAATGTCCGGTAATGATGATGACCTGACGGTGGATGCATGCAAAAAAAATGGCGCTATTGGCTTCGTTGGCAAGGCATCCAAGCTGTCTTCCTTTAATTCAGCTCTGACTGCCGTAATTGCAGGCGGGCAGTACTTTCCCATTGATCGCATCAATGGGAAAAATCTGATACCCATCAACATTCTCGCCAGTTTGAATAGCCGGCAACGGCAACTCTTTGATCTCGTCGTTAAGGGGAAATCCAATAAACAGATTGGGAAGGAGTTATTTCTCGCCGAAGGCACCGTTAAAAATAGGGTATCGGAATTATTGAAAATCTTTGACGCGGAATCGCGTACCCAGATTCTGTTTGCCGCCTCGCAGCTGGGATACAAGCCCTCCTCCTCCCCACCTGCGCCAAGCAAAACGACGACCATTGCCGGCGGGCCGGCCGGACCAATACCATGCCGAAAACTGGCGCCCGGTTAG
- a CDS encoding hybrid sensor histidine kinase/response regulator has protein sequence MQLVPASERIWNQRLFLHLHHDKSGDAILFTIQIIEYRCGGTSMDSLMLNFIVLDGLKIIGLFRPHKNLADIDLFVDASVTLFALAAGIVCARFSRRKVRVILIRLLFLIFVPLLVVAAGSGAILANVLFAHSLQIGLAVGMLLVAIDLADRCNLLRQENLIREKQQNELTRFLAVASHDLRQPMHALNIYLGSLLNVELTETAKPLLTKVCQCVHIMDEMFLGLLDLSKLNAQVVKPRLATFPVASVLARLEVEFSPQARAKGLDFEIEATSAWVESDPALVEQILRNLIANAVRYTVTGRIDVVCSSNKNRFNIAVRDTGVGISLQQQKTVFDEFFQIANVSHDQSKGLGLGLAIVRRLCKLLNVSITLVSEPGQGSTFSLDFPLIDSPIENISPERGSVTVNQGFLLGKLVVVIENEGSICDAMRTLLEQGGCAVVTAASSCEAIEKISLINRTPDVLICDYRLSQHETGIDAIGILHEKFSDDISAMLITGDTEQEIIQELLSSGFIVMYKPVKTEMLLEVLAYMLN, from the coding sequence ATGCAGCTGGTTCCAGCGTCTGAACGGATCTGGAACCAGCGGCTGTTTTTACATTTACATCACGATAAATCAGGCGACGCCATCTTATTTACAATACAAATTATTGAGTATCGCTGTGGTGGAACCTCAATGGATAGCCTCATGCTGAATTTTATTGTATTGGATGGACTTAAAATTATAGGACTCTTCCGACCTCATAAGAATCTGGCAGATATAGACCTGTTTGTGGATGCATCCGTTACCTTGTTTGCGCTTGCGGCAGGAATTGTCTGCGCCCGGTTTAGCCGGCGCAAGGTTCGCGTCATCCTGATCAGGCTGCTTTTTTTAATTTTCGTTCCTTTATTGGTTGTCGCCGCAGGCTCAGGGGCGATACTGGCCAATGTTCTTTTTGCGCACAGCCTGCAAATCGGTTTGGCCGTGGGCATGCTGCTGGTGGCGATTGACTTGGCCGATCGTTGTAACTTACTGCGACAGGAAAATTTAATCCGCGAAAAACAACAAAATGAGCTTACCCGCTTTCTCGCTGTAGCGAGCCATGATTTACGTCAACCCATGCATGCGCTGAACATTTACCTCGGTTCACTCCTCAATGTGGAATTGACCGAAACAGCAAAGCCGCTGCTGACCAAGGTGTGCCAATGCGTGCACATCATGGATGAAATGTTTTTGGGCTTGCTTGACTTGTCGAAGCTGAATGCGCAGGTCGTAAAACCACGATTGGCAACTTTTCCGGTTGCGTCGGTGCTGGCGCGGCTCGAAGTTGAATTCAGTCCGCAGGCTCGCGCCAAAGGGCTGGATTTTGAGATCGAAGCTACCTCGGCCTGGGTCGAAAGCGATCCGGCTTTAGTGGAGCAGATTTTACGCAACCTCATTGCCAATGCGGTGCGTTATACGGTAACGGGAAGAATTGATGTTGTCTGCAGCAGCAATAAAAATAGATTCAATATTGCGGTCAGGGACACCGGCGTAGGTATTTCGCTACAGCAGCAAAAAACGGTATTTGATGAATTTTTTCAAATAGCCAATGTCAGCCATGATCAGAGTAAAGGCCTCGGTTTAGGTTTGGCGATCGTGCGGCGATTATGCAAATTGTTGAATGTATCGATTACCTTGGTTTCCGAGCCGGGACAAGGATCAACTTTTTCGCTTGATTTCCCGCTAATAGATAGTCCGATTGAAAACATTTCCCCAGAACGTGGTTCAGTGACAGTAAATCAGGGGTTTTTATTGGGGAAATTGGTCGTGGTAATTGAAAATGAGGGAAGCATCTGCGACGCAATGCGAACCCTCCTGGAACAGGGCGGCTGTGCTGTTGTAACAGCGGCGTCCAGCTGCGAAGCGATTGAAAAAATATCGCTAATTAACCGCACTCCCGACGTACTGATATGCGATTACAGGCTTAGTCAGCATGAAACAGGGATTGATGCCATTGGCATTTTGCATGAGAAATTCAGTGACGACATTTCGGCAATGCTGATTACCGGCGATACTGAACAAGAAATCATTCAGGAACTCTTATCAAGCGGATTTATTGTGATGTACAAGCCGGTAAAAACAGAAATGCTGCTCGAGGTTCTCGCATATATGTTGAACTAG
- the gloA gene encoding lactoylglutathione lyase, with translation MIYAMLRVRDLERAIAFYTESLGMKLLRRRDYPEGQFTLAFVGYGEEESTAVIELTHNWDGREYQHGSAFGHIALGVSDVYAACTALGAAGVKITRLPGPMKADPDEVIAFIEDPDGYRIELVQVAHRSNLKTNHQSGTK, from the coding sequence ATGATATATGCAATGTTGCGTGTTCGGGATCTGGAACGGGCTATAGCTTTCTATACCGAGAGTCTTGGCATGAAGCTTTTGCGCCGCCGTGACTATCCTGAAGGGCAGTTTACGCTGGCCTTCGTCGGCTATGGCGAGGAAGAGTCAACAGCAGTCATAGAGTTAACCCATAATTGGGATGGGCGGGAGTATCAGCATGGTTCGGCCTTTGGCCATATTGCCCTGGGCGTGAGCGATGTCTATGCCGCGTGCACGGCACTGGGTGCGGCAGGGGTCAAAATCACCCGTTTGCCCGGGCCGATGAAGGCGGACCCCGATGAAGTCATCGCATTTATCGAGGACCCGGACGGCTATAGGATAGAATTAGTCCAGGTCGCGCATCGCTCTAATTTAAAAACCAATCACCAAAGCGGGACGAAATAA
- a CDS encoding TetR/AcrR family transcriptional regulator, which translates to MIYSYGWLDNNFTLHYDRNTVNHCIAIVITKDFNMVRYTQAHKEESRARIVAAAGRGFRSHGYGGIGVDGLAREAGVTHGGFYGHFDSKSEAFKAAVVAGMQELRAGVEMVRAEQGTSWVGAFAAFYMGPKRTCTLAEACTLPSLSAEIERSDPAIRLAYQTELQLVMQTVAAGLPAGTDAERSAQAWVLLSLLAGGVTLARAVPDPAMAEQIAAAVLQAASTLADAK; encoded by the coding sequence ATGATCTATTCCTATGGTTGGTTGGACAACAACTTCACATTACATTACGATCGTAATACTGTCAATCATTGTATTGCGATCGTCATAACAAAGGATTTCAACATGGTTCGTTACACACAGGCACATAAGGAAGAGAGCCGCGCGCGGATTGTTGCCGCAGCCGGGAGAGGCTTCAGAAGCCATGGGTACGGCGGAATTGGCGTCGATGGTTTGGCGCGCGAGGCCGGCGTTACGCATGGCGGCTTCTATGGGCACTTCGATTCCAAGTCCGAGGCCTTCAAGGCGGCGGTCGTGGCCGGAATGCAGGAGCTCCGGGCCGGGGTCGAGATGGTCCGCGCAGAGCAGGGAACGAGCTGGGTAGGCGCATTTGCGGCTTTCTATATGGGACCCAAGCGAACATGCACCTTGGCCGAGGCGTGTACTTTGCCAAGCTTATCGGCCGAAATCGAGCGCTCGGATCCGGCCATCCGCCTTGCCTATCAGACTGAGTTACAGCTCGTCATGCAGACCGTGGCTGCAGGATTGCCGGCTGGGACTGACGCCGAACGCAGTGCGCAGGCTTGGGTGTTACTGTCGCTGCTGGCCGGCGGCGTCACCTTGGCCCGCGCGGTTCCGGACCCTGCCATGGCAGAACAGATCGCCGCAGCGGTTCTACAAGCCGCCTCCACATTGGCAGATGCAAAATAG